A region of Vitis vinifera cultivar Pinot Noir 40024 chromosome 13, ASM3070453v1 DNA encodes the following proteins:
- the LOC100253103 gene encoding acyl-CoA-binding domain-containing protein 4, with the protein MDIDNWHSELEYDQWLRLPVSGPRPSARYKHAAAVVDEKLYISGGSRNGRYLSDVQVFDLRSLAWSALKLKMESNADKVEENNLQEVFPATSGHNMIKWGNKLLILGGHSKNSSDGVTVRAIDLETQQCGVIKTSGKVPVARGGQSVTLVGSRLIMFGGEDRSRHLLNDVHVLDLDTMTWDVVEATQTPPAPRFDHTAAVHAERYLLIFGGCSHSIFFNDLHILDLQTMEWSQPQIQGDLVTPRAGHAGTTIDENWYIVGGGDNRSGTPETLVFNMSKLGWSVLTRVKERDPLASEGLNVCSASVNGEKHLVTFGGYNGKYNNEVFIMKPKPTDSTRPKIFQSPAAAAAAASVTAAYALAKSEKLDFIETEDSNFGGVKENNSAQDFSIEINAIREENKVLESSVAEVKAENSRLKEKIDDINGTYAELSKELHSVQGQLVVERSRCSKLEAQIAELQKMLETLQSIEDEVQLLRRQKSMLERNMEVAAAQRQGSGGVWRWIAGTPNT; encoded by the exons ATGGATATTGACAATTGGCATTCAGAATTGGAATATGACCAGTGGTTACGACTCCCTGTATCAGGTCCCAGACCATCAGCTCGCTACAAG CATGCTGCAGCAGTGGTTGATGAAAAACTGTATATTTCTGGTGGAAGTCGTAATGGTCGGTATCTATCTGATGTTCAG GTCTTTGATCTTAGAAGTTTGGCATGGTCTGCTCTAAAACTGAAAATGGAATCGAATGCTgataaagttgaagaaaataacTTACAGGAAGTTTTTCCAGCCACCTCTGGTCACAATATG ATTAAGTGGGGAAACAAACTTCTTATACTTGGTGGTCATTCAAAGAATTCTTCTGATGGTGTAACAG TGAGGGCTATTGATCTCGAAACACAACAGTGCGGTGTTATCAAGACCTCAGGAAAAGTTCCG GTGGCTCGTGGGGGACAATCTGTAACACTGGTTGGCTCTAGATTGATAATGTTTGGTGGAGAAGATAGGAGCAGACATCTGCTGAATGATGTCCATGTTCTTGATCTAGATACAATGACTTGGGATGTGGTGGAGGCTAC GCAGACACCTCCAGCTCCCAGATTTGATCATACAGCTGCAGTGCATGCGGAGCGCTACCTTCTCATTTTTGGCGGTTGTTCGcattcaatatttttcaatgATCTTCACATACTAGATTTGCAAACT ATGGAGTGGTCCCAGCCACAAATCCAAGGCGATTTGGTGACTCCTAGGGCAGGGCATGCTGGTACAACCATTGATGAAAACTGGTATATTGTTGGTGGTGGAGATAATAGAAGTG GTACCCCAGAAACCCTTGTGTTTAATATGTCTAAGCTTGGCTGGTCAGTGTTGACAAGGGTCAAGGAAAGGGATCCTCTTGCTAGTGAG GGCCTCAATGTTTGCTCAGCATCAGTCAATGGAGAGAAGCATTTGGTCACTTTTGGTGGCTACAATGGCAAGTATAATAATGAG GTATTCATTATGAAACCCAAGCCAACAGACTCAACACGCCCCAAGATATTTCAGTCACCCGCAGCAGCTGCTGCAGCAGCTTCTGTTACTGCTGCATATGCCTTGGCCAAATCTGAAAAGTTGGATTTCATTGAAACAGAAGATTCAAACTTTGGGggagtaaaagaaaataattctgCCCAGGATTTTAGTATTGAAATCAATGCAattagagaagaaaataaagtcTTGGAATCTTCAGTTGCCGAAGTCAAAGCAGAAAATTCTAGGCTCAAGGAAAAGATTGATGACATCAATGGTACCTATGCTGAGTTGTCCAAG GAACTCCATTCGGTCCAAGGTCAACTGGTAGTGGAAAGATCAAGATGCTCAAAACTGGAG GCACAAATTGCAGAACTGCAAAAGATGCTAGAGACTTTGCAGTCCATAGAGGATGAGGTGCAATTACTCCGGCGCCAGAAATCTATGTTGGAACGTAATATGGAGGTGGCAGCTGCTCAAAGACAAGGTTCTGGAGGTGTGTGGCGATGGATAGCTGGAACACCCAATACATAA